Genomic segment of Andrena cerasifolii isolate SP2316 chromosome 16, iyAndCera1_principal, whole genome shotgun sequence:
TCAAGAAGCGTATCTTCGGATTGCATGAAAATGGTTAAGAACATCAGTcctgaaaataatatttcagaaacaAGGATAACAGAGAAAACGACGGACGCAACAGTCTGAAATTCTAACACCAGTATCTTTTATAGAAGATGTTCAGAAAAAAAGGAACTGGTTAATGAGAAATAATTGAAAGCAGAAACAAGAAAAGCTGAGAAAGCACTAAaggaatatgaaaaaattaagagacGAAGGAAGTTAGGCAAAGCGATAAGTACGAAAAAAGATAGCTCACGAAGTAGGAAACTAGACTTTGATGAACAAGTCACAGAGTACGTCATTTGCAGAGAATCGTTGTTGGGCTCACGTGGAGTGTACAGATCAAGAAAATATGGATCATTTTACACGCGACACTTGTAGACGTGCCTAAATAAAAGTACTATTCTACTTTCAAACATTTTtactaacattattaattacctAAACCTTAAAATCCACTAAGTACTTGgccggtactggacgacaatttttcgttcacTGCGAATTACGTTTTTATTCCCCcgaattattaatctttataataaaattaaaaaaaaaaatttgtcccTCTTATTAAACACTATTTTCACTACAAATTACgtctttgaaatttgatttttaccaaCAGCAGCCCAAGTTATAGTACAAAAACTCAAAGTGGCCGGTACTGCCGGACTCTCCCCTATATATCGGTCCACGTAACCCAGACCGCCGAAGCTCGCGTTCAAAGCAATTAGCGGCTACCATCCGATCCCCGAAATCCCCGCGATTCATTGATCATTCCCTTAACTTTGAAAGCCCGCGATCCCGTTGAAAGATCCGCCACCCCTAGGAGAAGAGGGACAGGGATTCGGCGGAACGTATTCCGCTGCACGCGCGCCCCAGTTTCCCTTggagcgagaaaaaaaaaaaacgctcggACGGTGTCCGCCCGGCTGACCATTCACCTTTCTCCCTCTCGGGAAGGATTTGCATATACGCGACATTTCTCTGTCGAACGGGGAGGTTGCAGGGAGAAGGGTTAAACTTTGCACAGTTAGTCACCGTCCACGGTCCCGAGCTTTCGGAGGTTGATGACATCTTTCCTCTCCTCCTTCATTCGTTCACCTACTCGTTCCCTCCCCCGGCTTCTTCGTCGTTCCTCCGCAGCCTCTTCCTTCGCCCGTTCCTTCGCCccgttcctcctccctgttcaCGAAGTCGCGCGCACGAGGAGGAATCGTAGCCtcctttaaatttgtttcgtgcTTCGCAACTTCGAGGGGGCGAGATTATTACGCCGACTGAACAAGTTCCCCCCGGCGTTCCCTTTTCCGGCTAATTGCGCCCCGTGTTTCCACAATTAGGCCGAATTTCCGCGGCCCTAGTGTTTTATTTTCGACCGGGGATACCGTCGGCGTGCTAACGCAGGGGTCCGAGGGGATTGTTAAATTTAACTCGTCACGGGCTGGAGGCTCCTCCGGTATCGTACCGACGGCCGTGTTAATTGTTGACAGAAAGTCCGCTCTGCGCGATTATTCGACTTCAGAGGTGAAACGCCCGCGAGTCTGTCCGACACTGTGCCGAATCGGAGAGGATGATGGGCTGGTGCTATTCTTGAGCCTTCTACAGTGCGTCCCCAGCAGGATGTTGCGGGCGCTGCGTGGCGAAGCCTCTTGCTCGGGGAAGCTTCTGCAACCTTGGGCTCTGTCTTCCAGCTTTCGGATCAAGtgtagtaaaatattttattaatcgcAAACGTGCCGGTTCGAATGCCTGAAGGTTCGCTTCTCTTTGTTGTCCCACCTCTTATGGGGCTATGCAAGTCAGAACCGCCACGCGACGGGACACACGCTTCTCTTCAGAACTCTTCAAGGTTTCCCAAACTGATGGAGGCATGCTCCTTCTGCGTCGGATATAGATTGTTCTGATTACCCGTCGCGTGAGATGCTCGAATATCCACGATGAACAGCTGAGTCCTATCTCAGCACCTATGCcgtcttctttctttctcttctgcCCGCCACGCGACGTCCATGCGCAGCTAGGAGAGCAACAATGCGTCGTAAACACACCTCGGGCTGGGCGAAACGAGCGCGATCGAGCGGTGAATAGAGACACACAGGAAACGCGAAAGCGGTTCCCGATCATCGGTGGCCGGCGATGCGTGTCATCGAGACCGATTATCTCGACTTTTGCGCGGGACGCCGTCCAACGCGAATCGCATTTCCTACGGCCAGGCGAGCGTGCAGGGACAGTTGAGCGAGGGAAAAACGAGGGTACGAGCGACGGGATGGTACGGGCCTGTGCCTCCCTCCGTAGGGAGGGAACAATCGGCGAACATTGTTGCTTCCCTGACACAGGTGGACCGCGTTCCCCGTGTTATCGGTCCCTTCGACAAGCTGCTCTCTCGGTTACAGCGCCAGTCAGCCCTGACCGAAGGAGGCTCTCTGGACGGCGCGGAGATCCAGGCGACTAAGGGCGAACAGGGGGATACACGGACGGTCGCGCTGGACCGAAACTTTCGGGACACGAGAAGTCTATTCGAGGTACATCAGTAATTTATGGCCGCGTTCCACCATCCGCAGCTGTGAATAATTCCTGCGACTTGGAGGTGCGCGCCGACGCGAAGTTGCGCGCCTCCTCTCGCTGCTTCGCCTGCTTCGCGGTCGTGTTAACTTTGCAATTATCGGCGACCGTGCGAGACAGTCGTCGGAGGGTATCTTGGTCCCCGGCGAGGAGATTCTTCGAGTTGTAAGTGTCGTGACGTGGGAGGAATTTGTGCCTGTTGCTTCCCTGGGACGGTGAGTTTTAGGATCTGTCGGGGATGCTTGGAGGAGAAAGTCTTCGCAGACTCCGAGTCGCGAGCTGTTAAGGGAAATGCGTCGTTATCAGCTGCCCTGTTCAAGGCGGGCTCGCGGAGACAGGactttttgaagatttcccacGGAGCCACGGTTCTTCCTCCCGCTCGACTTCCCAAAAGTCCCGGGGAATAATTCATGAATAGCAATTCAGGCCGGCTGAGAATGTCGCCGTTGAATTCATTGCGACGTTAAATGGCTTTACTTAGGAAGTGTGGCGTTTTGCATTCGAAAAAAAGAGCTCGGTCCGGCGAGGAGGGACGGAAACGATGCGCGGAGAAGAGCAGCCAGGAAGATTGTAAAACGAGCAGCTCGCTTGGCTGCTGTTTTACTTCCGCTTATCTTCGACTTCGGACTGTCCGTCCTCGTGAAATATTACAACACGGTGCGGACACAGACTTCTCGGTTCTCGACGAACGAAGATGTTTTCGGAGCGTTCATAAGCAATGCAGCTTCGATTATAATCTCGAAGTTACAGTGCTAACGGCAGCTTCAATGCTACAGTGGTTCCGTTCATCTATTATTATGTAGAGGAAACGTGGGACAGTTGATCgcagttttgcttttttattaaagtaataataatggtttggcttgtttgtatttaattatgtaagttgtgatttttagagtattctcaatatagggtaaaggacccaattactgacagctaaccaattactgtcaacttaagctattttacttaaaataacgaataaataaactacagtgtataatctgtagtatagattataggttgaattacataattctttttctgtatgactttacaacgtttgtttattcgttattttaagtaaaatagcttgaGGTGACAGTAACTgcttaggtgtcagtaattgggtcctttaccctacttgtacaaatttgagagctgaaaactaattttaatgactgaatttcaagattttctggcagtgacgttatgcacaagtatccctCACTGAAGGGGACTTGATCAAACAgttagggagacttgatcagtgaactttaagagtaaataacactTTCTAAAATTATTCATTATCTTTGTCACTAAAATGAAGTAAAGGGAATgtcataaaaagaaagtaaactataactaaCGTGAAAGAATTActgtaaaaataaaatcgaagaattaaactctatgacataagacaacataaatgcattcttaaaagatATTTCACTTAGATATCATTTGATcaagatgatgatgaagaatAGATTTTCCTTCTCATTTTCGTTgctgtatttttctgtttcattaatcgttctatggttctttttgggACATTTACACCTGCTCAAGTGtcccacctcacacactgaccaagtatccctcaatgccctcgatttgaaaaagatgaaaaattaaatttaccttagatatttagatcaatcaataaatagcattaatagaccaACAATTGCTGCTTTAACTTAATATGCAACTTTTactcgaaaaggaggaagaacaagcagaccgatatatttactttttggctgcaaataacATCGAAGCTTTAAACAACATTATTCAATGCTCCCAgaagaaaactgcaacgtgaaGTGTTACGATAATGCAAGCATTACCACGATAgcgtgacagcaggcacaaactgacaatatattaattaaaaaactgacgTGATTacgtatccccgctgatcaactatcccacctttcccctaataATGAATAATGCATATAATTTCGTGTAATTGAAGTGAGGATTCAAATACAGGGAATATAAACTGTAGGGATGTTGATTTTCAGTTATTTACCTTATCAGGTAAAACGAGGCGACGCATCGCGCAGAACAGCCCCGAGAAATTTTGAGATTTACCGTCGTTATTTTGAACAATTACCCCAACTTCCCCTTTCCGAACGCTCCGTCTAATAAGTGCCGTGGCAGAGAACGAGGGAGGGAAGCTCGTGGAGTGGAAGGAGCACGATTTAAAGCAAGAGGACTCCCTTTCTTGAGGAAGAAATTACAAGAGAAAGAAGTACATACTCCAAAAAGAGGGGGACGTCTGAAGATATCGAAGGAGAGGTCTCGTGGAAAGAGAGCCACAAAGAGGTGAAAGAGAAGCGAGAGGAGGGCTTCCACCACTCGAGAAACAAGAAATCCAAACAGTAAGACACTTAAGGAGGAGGAACCTCAATCCTAAACAAAGATAAGTTTGATCATGCTCCTCTCCGAGGGGAATCAGACTCCCGCGAACTTTTCTACAAGTATTAGCGATAACACGTGGCTATCAAATGATCGCAAAGAATCACAGAAAAGTATCAATCGCGCTGACGTATACTCGAAGAAAGATACTTTCGGCCATTAGCGATAGAAAACGAGAATGTACTAGGTGGCCGCGATTATCCTAATATCCCGTAGTCGCGGCAGTATTATCAATCAAGTTTTTCCGAATCGGTGGAGCGGCGGGGCCCGCCAAGGGGGCGAAGCCGCGcggcgcgagcgagcgagcgatacATCATAGCCTGAAATCGGGGAAAAACGTGTATCCCGTGGAAAAGCCCTGAGCCGCGGTGTTACGCGTTCCTTTTAATTACTTTACCTTCCACCGTCACTCGAATCACACCGCGCGCCCTCCTCGCGatctaattattttaattaaaacgctCGACGTCACGATAACAGTTCGCGGGCTGGCGTCGCGGGCTGATAAAATTCGCGGACAAGGTCCATCGACGCTGACCGATACTCCCGAGTCCCTCGGGGGTGTCGACGGAGGCACCTACTGGACGGGAGAAGAATGATGAGCGCGAGGATTTCGCGAAAGCTGTGCCCGCCACTTGCCGAGACCCGCGAGCGCGCGATAAAGACGTAGccttgttattattataattccatCAGCAAACATCGGAGTCGCGGCACCGTTGACCGGGTCCTCCCGTTGCGCCCCATCCTTTCGGAGCTCTCACCATCTCCCCCCATCTATCTGCGGTCACGGTGTCCGGCGAGAGGAGTCGAAGCGTTGCGAGAGCAACGGGAggacagacagagagagagagagagagagagagagagggagcaggAGAGACACGGAGGGAAAAAGGGACCGAGCAAGAGGGtcgaagaaagaaggaaaaataCGAGGAGTCAGGGAGAGTCAGGGAGAACcaggctgctgctgctgctgctgctggttgCCCGCGTCCCTCGGTGCTTCTGGTTGCTGGCTAGCTTGCTGTCGCTACTATCATTGCTGGCAAAAGCAAGCGAGCAAGCAACGGGTGGGTAGGTAGTGCTGGCTGCTGCAGGAGCGGCTACGCGCTCTCCTCTGAGCGCGCGCGGTAAACAAAAACTCCACGGCGACGTTGTCGGATCTTCCCGCTCTCCGGGGTTCAGGGCCTTCCTCCCATTGGCCATCGCCGGATTTTTGTccctctctccttctttctctcGCCTTCCCTCCGCTCTCGCTGCTCTCCTCCTGCCACCCTGcccccccgcgctcccctcccGCCCCCTGGTCCACCTGCCGCCGCACTCGAAACGGCCCCacggctcgcgcgcgcgcgagcaacGGCGCGGCTGCGGAGGGACGGGGGCAAGGGACCGAGAGGGGAACAGGGTGGAGGAGACGCTGGGAGAGGGGAGGGCGCAGGAATTCCCTCTCCCCTACTTTTCAGCCGGGTTCGCGGCGCATCGTCTCTCCCACACCAGCGGCCAGCTTCCATGCGTGCACTGGCGCACACGAGGGTCGCGGCGCTGTGTGCGGGCGAGCACACGAGCGAATCGATTCGTGTTGGTCGGCATCGATGCACGCGTACACGGGCCGCGGGCAAACTCGCGGCTGTCCCTGCACGGAGGTGGGCACATGGAAGGGAGGCTGGGTGTCGGTGAACGATGGCTAGAATGAAGTTACATCGAATTTTTGTTGGCCCCGGTGACGTCGCTAAGTTCGGGGACCAATTAATGCGATCGACGAAGACTCCAATCGGTCGTTCGTGGATTCCACTAACTCCGAGTCAACGCTCGAGGGCCTGACGCTTTGTCCGCCGACGTTAATTACGAAATTAGGGGCTCCTGGTCGACTGCCGAAGGTGCACCCGTTCGATTCGGGGGGACGAACATTGAATCGAATCGTGGCGTGCAACTTTGGCCGAAAATCTTCCTGCGAGGGAGACGTTGGTGTGTTCCGTTTGATAAAGTTCGAGAAGTTGGGCACAAGAATGCAGAACGCGCGATCGATGGGGAGAAATGCGCGTCAATTCATTGATCCGGAGGAAAAAGCAGATCCTCGCTCCATATTCCCGCGACACGTGCGCGTGCGAGCGTGTTGTTTCGCGCGGGAACGCGTGAACGCGTGTGTGGCCACACACGCGCACAGCACGTAGGAATCGCGTCGCCTTTCTTCCCTTCTCCCTTTCTCTACCCCTCTCGCCCCCTCCTCTTCCTACCCTCGAGCGAGAAAGAGAGTGCTCCCTCGTGCACTTTTGTGTGTTTAAATTGGGTTGCGTTCTACGCTCGCGCTTCGAGCGTTAACCGAATCCTTAATTACTATTCTGATTGCGTTCCGGCTGGCACACGGATATCTCCGGCCCGCTCTTAATATCTAAAAGCGACCGAGAATTTTCGGGTCGCCCTGGCCAGTGCCGCGCGCTTGGGGCCTGCCTCTTAAAACTGACCATTCCCTTTAACGCTGATCCACGGCGAACTCTCGAATCTCTAATCATTCTCGCACTTCTAGCAAAGCGAATTTTAAATTCACAGAGGACTACGAAAGAAGCGGCCATTCCTCTGCAATGACACCCCAAGAGCCCGCGGTCTTCGCGGATGTATGTTGCGTTTCGTCGCGAAGGCAGCTGGACAAATCGACGATGAAACGTCATAATCGAAGGAAGAATTAACGGCGAGCCGTTACGGTGCCCGGGGATTATGGTAATCACGAATTCGGGCCGAAAGGGAACCAGTTACGGAGCCAATGAATCAAAACGTCGCGTTATGTCATCGATCGCGTGCGATTTTAAGGACCGCCGGTTACGTCGGGAGAAATCGAGAAACGCGGTTGTGTCACCGGTGATACGAAAATTATACACCCCGATACGAGTTTTATCCGCACGGTGTCCAGGTTCCGGGTACGTAGTCCAAGTAATTACACGGGTGCTTGAGGAACAGTGGTTGATGGAAACGTAAAGAGGGCCGAAGCGTTGACCAGTCCGAAGTAGAATGAGCCATTATGGTCAGACATAGTATGCCGACCTCAAACTTCTCATAACGGctgttcttaagggggtataaccgTTTGAAAGTGTGATAAATAGgagttttttaaacatattttcatagattgatgttttagaaatattataaaacaagtCCGATGTAAAAAGTCGGAgaattgacgaagttataggcatttgaatgaAACAATTCAGATAGCACGAGGCGGCGCGGCGGCTCGACCGATCGCAGCGGTTCGAGCCGTTCGCGTCGCAGGTACTTATACCTAGTGCTAATTACCCCTGATTAGGGACATTTTATACATTTATAGTACTTAACCTTCGGCGGATGTTTTAACAACGTGTGCCGTGCAGGGCAGGTTTTGGGTCTAAATGGTCCCGGAATCCGCCAAGCAGGGGTTAGTAATAAATTTATACAATCAGCAGGTAGAAAAGAGTATTAGCCATGAAACTTTAGACGCCAAAAATGTGAGCATAGCGGTCAGTGGTTTGCGTAGCAAGTAACAGTGCGCATCGTTTCTCAGTGTTTCGAAATCGAAAAATATACCCGGAGTCATGAATTCGGTTGCAAAATGTGATAGAAAAGGTAGCCGAGCATCTCATCGACGGCCAGTCGGCCTAGAAAAAGGCAGCCACCAAGTCATCCTGACTGTGAGAAAAGAGAAGCGAACGCAAGTGCATCAGCTAAGAAATTGAAAACGGATGAATATCAAGACGTGACCGTGGATTCTTCATTTGGCTAcagaattttgaattttgtttctGTGTTTTCTGCAATTAGTGACTACGCGAAGTGCGAAGACTGTGACAGCAGCGTAGAATTTTCCGAATCGAATATCCGTGGACTTGGTTTcaaagtggaaataaagtgcagTTCGTGTGCTTCTAAACTTATAAATTCCTGTCCGATTACCGATAATCACGCGTACGAAATAAATagacgaataatttttgtaatgcaTTCAATCAACATACGACGCGATAGTAAAGAACATTCGTTGTGCCGCGGAAGCTGTGTGTAGAAATTCAATACTCTGTGCGGCGACGGAAGAAAAATGTCTTACTGCGGAATATAACAAAGTTGAAGAACCTGCAGGCCTAACTGTTTCTGGGGATGGGACCTGGCAAAAAAAGGAGGTTTCTCCTCGTTATACGGCATTACAGCTTTGATTGGACATTTATCAGGAAAAGTTCTGGATGTCGTAATCAAATCAAGTTTTTGCAAAGGCTGCGAGACCATGAAAGGGAAGATTAATTCTGCGGAATATGAAGAGTGGAAAGAAACCCATAAGTGCTCTGTAAATCATGAAGGAAGCGCGGGCAGAATGGAAATGGACGGAATTTGTGAGATGTTTCGCAGATCCGAAGGACTAcacgaaacaaaatatttaaattacatcGGAGATGGGGATAGCAAAACGTTTGCAGGACTATTAGCATCTCCTCCATATGGTGAACTTATAAAACAAAAGAATGCGTTGGACATGTGTAGAAGCGTATGGGAAAAAGGCTACgcaatttgaaaaagaaaaccaaaggACTTGGCGGAAAAGGACACGGAAAATTAACAGCAAAGTTAATTGACGAGCTCAAGGTTTATTATGGGAAGGCAATTAGGAATAGCTGTAATTCCATTGCACAGATGAAAACAGGAATTTGGGCAACTTTCTACCATAAAATTTCTACCGACAATAAGCCGCAACATCAAAATTGTCCTGCAGGAAACGGTTCCTGGTGTTCATGGCAAAATGCGAAAGCTGAAAACAAGTTGCATGAATGCAGACATAACCCTGCTTTAACGAGAGAAGTTGCCGAAGCAATACGTCCTAATTATGAAGAACTGAGCAGTGATAATTTATTGGAACGATGTCACGTTCATTTATTGTCATTTATTGGatcactttgatttttggatatgttatagaggaccgaaaaataagaaatacgtgtttttttatttttacccgttttcatatttggggggtgaaaactgcgttcaaagttagggttgaaaaatcatttttgtggatttttgaaaatctggtgagtcagtcatatttcgcattcaaagacacaaaattcgtccattgacactattcccctatctctaatagttctcgagatattccacaaaaatgatttttcaaccctaatttTCAACTCTAACTTTTtcacccccaaatatgaaaacggggaaaaataaaaaacacgtatttcttatttttcggtcctctataacatatccaaaaatcaaaatgatcggaggcggacacctaaaatactctccttgttagaataGTAATGAAAGCTTGAACGCGCTCTTCTGGAAAATTGCTCCTAAAACCATCTTCAGTGGTGCAACAATAATTGAAATAGCGGCCTTTATCGGCGCTGCAATCTTCAATGATGGACATAAAAGTCTTTTACATATATTGGACAGTATGAACATTAAAATCGGCCCTACGAAGGGTGTTGGACAGAGGATCATCACCGCATTACTTTGAATAAGCTTCGAGCGCACGAAGCCACTAAAGAAACCAGAACTGCTAAACGATTGTCAAGAATAGCTGCTGAAGAAGCTGCTTCGTCTGCCGAAGGCTTACTTTATACCCCTGGAAACGCTGATTAACTGTGAGATACGAAAAATACAGTTTATCAGCAAAGCATCAcagtcaaaactttaaacgctgttttctcggaactatatttttcattacggtgggcctaaaaactcgcgctacgttcaaacaattcacttccaattttgcatgcaggatcgtaataagattccacatcgtccatcgagggctttttttactccgattccccgtttattatttataaagaaaaaaggtggcattttctcttagaaaaatgtcactttacctttgatctctcaccatttttttatttttcaaatttttcaaaaatcggCACCGATgaacgatagctattgacatactttctaggaagaatttattgttttttaattcagaCGCGACACAGAGCAGTTTTTacgcccaccgtttagccgtctaaaatcgagagactttcggatatgtatccataacttccgaaaaacaatagttttttaactgaaactttttttataagtagctcataatactatgcaaacatagtaaaaaaacgtgaaatcttcatcgagccgttgacttgtaaaaaaatccccaaaatgtacacattttcctagggttgaaacgggtatacccccttaagaccgTTCCATCCTCCCCCTCGTTTGGAGGGTCCTCTTCTCGCCAGGAACGGCTGCTGGATGGACAGTCGCTGGATATCACGGGGCGAGTGAATGACGCGGGGGAGACCGGTTCGATTAGtatcttaattgtaactttaattgTGTTCCTCGTTTAGCGACGAAGTTATCCAATCACTTTCTTGGCCGTCGATGGAAGTGGCTAAATAGTTTCACGAAAGTGCCGCGATGCTAGAAGTTATATCGACTTACGGCAACTTTCCTCCCCCCCCTCGCCCCGGTAATCGTTTGGTTCGCGTTCCTGGCGATTAGCATACGCAGCCTTGTATCGATAATTACCATTCCTCGGCCCGTCTGGCCCAACGCGCGCTCTGGGTGGGCCCGCAACATCGAAGTCTTCCGAAAATTCTTAAGAAACTTCGGCGGTGGACGCGTCGGGAAGGCAACGCCGTCGATATTACGCGAGAGGAGAGATTACGGGCGGAGAGCCGAGGAGGGCTCGAGGCGACAGGCGAGTCGCATCCGAGGGGACTTCTGGAGATCCTGGCGCTCGACGTGTCGCATCGACGGCGCTGGACCAGGCGGGAAGGAAGTTGGCGTGGCGGAAAAGAGGACGGAAACGTCTCCTGACGTCTGTCGAGGTGACGATCGGAATTACCGATAACCGATCCCCTTAAGTCGTTCAAGATAATTCCCGCGCTCGCCCCTCCGCCACCCAGTGCCCTGCCGATCTTCCACCCGTTCCTTCCCCGTGCGTCACGATCGCGGCTGCCTCCGACTTTCCAGACTTTCGCTTATCGCTGTGCGAAGGAAGCCCGGAAGTAGGTAAACGTAACGAACGATGCGAGCCACGGCGTGGAATAACAATGAGCTCCGGAGAACGTGCGGGGTAGACGTCACGTCCGTGTTCTTACGCGATCCTGGACCCTCTAAACGCGTTAGAACGGCTGCTAGGGGTGAAAGAGTTTCAGTTTCAGCTGTTGAGGAGTTTGCTCGACGGACCCGCGGCTTTTCCACGCCGAACAGAAGTATCGATTCTCGCGATCGGTCGGCTAAATTATTGGGGAACACTCTATCGGGGAGTCGCGCGACCCTTCGATTACAACGAAGATGATCAGCAAATTACTGTAAGATTATCGGCCAAAGCGTTGATACGAATTACCAGTTCTTTCCCCCCGAAGTAATCCCCTGCATAAACGCCGAGcagctccctctcgctcgcGGTAGAACGAAGTGGTAATTTCATCAGACGGTGAATCGAGCGCAAGCACCGGCCGCACAAAGGATACAATTGTTCGACGTTTCCATCTGCATGATTAATCGCGTTTCCGTTTTTACGCGGGCCGGGGCGCCGGGGGCTCGCCCTTTGAGACGTATTTGCGAATCTTCTACAACCGCGAGCGGCGGTTGGTCTGCGCGAAAATTCCGTCGATTAGGCGAGTGGCCGCGAGGATCAAGCATCGCGCGAAACGGCGGCGGCGAGCGAGCGGAGAGGAACGGGGCCGCTAATTTCGCCCCGCCTAGCCGCGGCTCGAATCGTTTCGCAAATACCCCCGGAAAGCTCGTGCCTGTGTCGTTGGAAAAACGATTGTCAGCCTCTGGCAAACGCGCCGAGGCGATCCTTCGCGGTGCATCGGCGCCTGATGCAATCGAGGGGATCGCGGGGAGATTACGATTGCTATCGGCCGCAACGAGAGCAACAATTCTTTCATcctactttcttttttttttattttttatagttgCTCGCACACGGTGCTCGGCGGAGGCTGGAGGATATTTTTAGATTCACGGGCCGTGAGTCAGCGGCGACGCGATCCCGCGCGTAACGCGTCCCGTTCTCTTTTCGCGCGCGCGGAATATCTGTGTAAATACCGGCGACCTTGCACCTCGATTTACTTTCGGCGGCTTTTATCGAATCACGCCGGCCGCGGAGGTAGCGATAACGCCGAGCGGCGCTGACAAAACCCGAGACGCCCGCGATCCCCTGGAATTTTAATGGCGATCGGGACTCGGGGTGACGCTCGCTGCGCGATAAGCGTTCTCGGAGCGATGGTCGTTTCGCAAGAAGCTGTCGCGAGGAAGTACGTATCTGGAGCTGCCAACTTTTCTCCagggaaaatatagtacttgACCGCCAAACGCGATGAAAGATATAGTACCTACGCTAGACGAAAATATAGCGCGGTTAGCAACCCTACATCTACGTGCTTTTATTTATCAACCGCGTTCGATTCAACTGGACGATCTCGAAGCGCGCCGGAGGGGAGGTAACAG
This window contains:
- the LOC143377927 gene encoding LOW QUALITY PROTEIN: uncharacterized protein LOC143377927 (The sequence of the model RefSeq protein was modified relative to this genomic sequence to represent the inferred CDS: deleted 2 bases in 1 codon; substituted 1 base at 1 genomic stop codon) — encoded protein: MKGKINSAEYEEWKETHKCSVNHEGSAGRMEMDGICEMFRRSEGLHETKYLNYIGDGDSKTFAGLLASPPYGELIKKECVGHVXKRMGKRLRNLKKKTKGLGGKGHGKLTAKLIDELKVYYGKAIRNSCNSIAQMKTGIWATFYHKISTDNKPQHQNCPAGNGSWCSWQNAKAENKLHECRHNPALTREVAEAIRPNYEELSSDNLLERCHNSNESLNALFWKIAPKTIFSGATIIEIAAFIGAAIFNDGHKSLLHILDSMNIKIGPTKGVGQRIITALL